In Camelus bactrianus isolate YW-2024 breed Bactrian camel chromosome 18, ASM4877302v1, whole genome shotgun sequence, one DNA window encodes the following:
- the LOC105065743 gene encoding glycine cleavage system H protein, mitochondrial-like: MALLAARSVRATVCSLSAISVPATPCLPRPCGLRVGAVQTLRTGPALLPVRKFTDKHEWITKENGVGTVGISNFAQEAWGDVVYCSLPEVGTKLNKQEEFGALESVKAASELYTPLSGEVTEINEALAENPRLVNKSCYEDGWLIKMTLSNPSELDELMSEEAYEKYIKSTEE; this comes from the coding sequence ATGGCGCTGCTAGCGGCGCGGAGCGTGCGGGCCACAGTCTGCAGCCTGAGCGCCATCTCTGTGCCCGCCACACCCTGCCTGCCGCGGCCTTGCGGGCTGCGGGTGGGCGCAGTCCAGACACTGCGCACCGGCCCGGCTCTGCTCCCCGTGCGCAAATTCACAGACAAACATGAATGGATAACGAAAGAAAACGGTGTTGGAACAGTAGGAATCAGCAATTTTGCACAGGAAGCTTGGGGAGATGTTGTTTACTGTAGTCTGCCTGAAGTTGGGACAAAATTGAACAAACAAGAGGAGTTTGGTGCTTTGGAAAGTGTGAAAGCTGCCAGTGAACTCTATACTCCTCTATCTGGAGAAGTTACTGAAATTAATGAAGCTCTAGCAGAAAATCCAAGACTTGTCAACAAATCTTGTTATGAAGATGGTTGGCTGATCAAGATGACACTCAGTAATCCTTCAGAACTAGATGAACTAATGAGTGAAGAAGCTTAtgagaaatacataaaatctaCTGAAGAGTGA
- the HBQ1 gene encoding hemoglobin subunit theta-1 has protein sequence MVLAAEDRAAVRALWRKLGSNVHVYTTEALERTFLALPSTKTHFHHLDLRPRSAQVRAHGEKVAFALTVALDHLDDLPRALSALRVLHSHKLRVDPVNFKLLGHCLLVTLAQHYPGDFSSALQASLDKFLSHVISALAPSCR, from the exons ATGGTGCTGGCGGCAGAGGACCGGGCTGCGGTGCGTGCGCTGTGGAGGAAGCTGGGTAGCAACGTTCACGTTTACAcgaccgaggccctggagag GACCTTCCTGGCCTTACCTTCCACCAAGACCCACTTCCACCACCTGGACCTGAGACCCCGCTCCGCGCAGGTCAGAGCCCACGGCGAGAAGGTGGCCTTCGCCCTGACCGTCGCCTTGGACCACCTGGATGACCTACCCCGCGCCCTGTCTGCTCTGCGCGTGCTGCACTCGCACAAGCTGCGCGTGGACCCCGTCAACTTCAAG CTGCTGGGCCACTGCCTGCTGGTGACCCTTGCCCAGCACTACCCCGGAGACTTCAGCTCCGCCCTGCAAGCCTCGCTGGACAAGTTTCTGAGCCACGTGATTTCTGCGTTGGCTCCCAGCTGTCGCTAA
- the HBA1 gene encoding hemoglobin subunit alpha has product MVLSSKDKTNVKTAFGKIGGHAAEYGAEALERMFLGFPTTKTYFPHFDLSHGSAQVKAHGKKVGDALTKAADHLDDLPSALSALSDLHAHKLRVDPVNFKLLSHCLLVTVAAHHPGDFTPSVHASLDKFLANVSTVLTSKYR; this is encoded by the exons ATGGTGCTGTCTTCCAAGGATAAGACCAACGTCAAGACCGCCTTTGGTAAGATTGGCGGCCACGCTGCTGAATATGGCGCAGAGGCCCTGGAGAG AATGTTCCTGGGCTTCCCCACCACCAAGACCTACTTCCCCCACTTTGACCTGAGCCACGGCTCCGCCCAGGTCAAGGCCCATGGCAAGAAGGTGGGCGATGCGCTGACCAAGGCTGCGGACCACCTGGACGACCTGCCCAGTGCCCTGTCGGCTCTGAGTGATCTGCATGCCCACAAGCTGCGTGTGGACCCAGTCAACTTCAAG ctcctgAGCCACTGCCTGCTGGTGACCGTGGCGGCCCACCACCCTGGCGATTTCACCCCCTCGGTCCATGCCTCCCTGGACAAGTTCCTGGCCAACGTGAGCACCGTGCTGACCTCCAAATACCGTTAA